In the Candidatus Zymogenaceae bacterium genome, CCCTCGGCTTCGGACACCAGGTCCAGATCGTCGCCGGCGATTTCCTGTGTCGATCCATCGGGAAAGACGACCCGGGCGCTGACGACGATATCCCGAAACCACCCCGATTCATACGAGCCGATGCCGGTCCCCCCCTGGGCCAGCCATCCGCCCACGGTGGAGCCGGGATAGCTGGTTGGATACATTCTCAGGGTCAACCCTTTCTTTTTCAACTCCCGGTCGAGCTTCTCCCACACCACGCCCGCCTGAGCCCGGACGGTCAGGTTCTTCTCATCGATGTCGAGCACCCGGTTCATGCGGTAGAAATCGACCACCACACCGTTGTCCACCGGCAGCACACCTCCGTATCCGGACGAGGCCTTACCCCGGGGGGTCAGGGGGATACGGTTTTTTGCCGCCCATGTGAGAAGCATCTTCAGCTCTTCTTCGGAGCTCGGCTGCACCACCGCATCGGGGATGGTGTTTCCGATCACCGGTTTTATCATGTGCGGCATGGCGCCGATATCATGACCATACAGCCTTCTCTCGGTTTTCCTGAAGGTAACGCGATCATCAAACGCTCCCTCCAGATACCGCTTGTGTGTATTGCTCAGCGATGCCATGCAGAGCCTCCTGTATTCAATGTATACGGATTTTCCTGTTTTTATACATGATGTTTTTTATCTTAGTTGATAGCTTTTATATAATATTATAGCACAGCAAATCCATTCAAGTCGTTTTCTTGCGGTTACAGGATTACCGGCGTGTCAATATAATATGAGATTCCGCTTGTCGTTCGATTATCAGGAAGTTACGTGACGTTGTGCGCCTTAAAACAGGTGAGAACATCCGAAACAGCATGTACGGCTCGGCCGGAATTCCCGGAACAAAAGCATTTTGATATGAAGCAATACTTTACAACACGGACATGTATCGCTATAATATAGATTTAATCTGGTGCGAATCGATTCAAGAAATCGACACATCAAAGCTTTCTTCTTCCACCGAATAACGTGCGTACCAAACACATGGCGGAAACTCACATACAAGTCAAGGGTGCCAGAGAACATAATCTGAAAGATATAGATGTTCTCATCCCCCGGGATCGCCTGGTGGTCATTACGGGGCTCTCCGGCTCCGGGAAATCCACACTGGCGTTCGATACCATATACGCTGAGGGGCAGCGGCGCTACGTTGAATCCCTCTCCGCATACGCCCGCCAGTTTCTGGAACAGATGGACAAGCCGGATGTGGACTTCATCGAGGGGCTTTCTCCGGCGATTTCCATCGAGCAGAAGTCCACCAGCAAAAATCCCCGCTCCACCGTGGGAACGGTGACCGAGATATACGATTACCTGAGGCTTCTGTTCGCCCGGGTGGGTCATCCCCACTGCTACCAGTGCGGCAGGCCGATCACGTCTGTCACGGTGCAGTCCATTGTCGACCAGGCCATGGAGCTTCCCGGGGGCACCCGATTTTCGGTGCTGTCTCCCATCGTCAAGGGAAGGAAGGGGGAATACAAAAAGGAACTGGACGGACTAAGGCGATCCGGCTACGTCCGGGTGCGCATCGACGGCATCCTCTATTCCCTCGACGAGGACATCGTTCTTGAAAAGAACAAGAAACACGACATCGAAGTGGTTGTGGACCGCCTGGTGATGAAGGATGACATCCGCCTTCGCCTGACCGATTCCCTGGAGACGTCGCTTCGGCTCTCCGACGGATTTGTCACCATCGCCGTGGAAGACGGCGGTGAGCTGCTCTTTTCCGAAAAGTTCGCCTGCACGTACTGCGGCATCAGCTACCCGGAGATATCCCCCCGGCTCTTTTCGTTCAACAATCCCCACGGCGCGTGTCCCCAGTGCAGCGGCCTGGGAACCACCATGTACCTGGACCCGGACCTGATCGTTCCAAACAAGTCGCTCTCGCTTCGGGAGGGAGTGATCGTGCCCTGGGAAAAGAAGAACTCAGTCTACCACTTCCAGACCCTCGACGCCCTGGCGAAGCACTACAACTTCGATATCTACACCCCGTTTGAGAAACTTCCCCAAAAAATACAGGACGTCATCCTCTACGGTTCGGGAAACGAGGAGATCGAGTTCTACTTCGAGCGGGACGGCAGAAAATATTTCTATCCCCGGCCCTTCGAGGGGGTTATCCAGAACCTGAACCGCCGCTACCAGGAAACGGACTCCGAATTCATCCGGGAGGAAATATATCGCTTCATGAACGTTCACTCCTGCCCGGTCTGCAACGGCGCCCGGCTCAGAAAAGAGAGCCTCCACGTCACGATCGACGGCAAGAACATCCATGATTACACGAGCCTGTCGGTCCGGGAGCTGCTCAAACGCATGAAAACCCTGGAGTTCTCCGAGCACGAGGAGCTGATCGCGGGAAGAGTGATGAAGGAGATCGTCGAGCGTCTCGGATTCCTGGTGAACGTCGGGCTGGATTACCTGACCCTGGATCGAACCTCGGCCACCCTGTCCGGGGGCGAGGGCCAGCGCATCCGCCTGGCCACCCAGATCGGCTCAAGCCTGGTGGGAGTCCTGTATATCCTGGACGAGCCGAGCATCGGACTGCATCAAAAGGACAACCAGAAGCTGCTGCAGACCCTCATGCACCTGAGGGATTTGGGCAACACCGTACTGGTAGTGGAGCACGACGAAGAGACGATCCTGGCCTCCGATTTCATCATAGACATGGGACCGGGTGCGGGGCTTTCCGGCGGGGAGATCGTCTTTTCCGGCACGCCGGAGGAGATCCTTGTAGACGACCGCTCCCTCACCGGAAAATACCTGTCCGGGCGGCTCTCCATACCGGTGCCGGAAAAGCGGGTACCGCCCCGGGGATATATCACGCTGGTGGGCGCCTCCGAAAACAATCTCAAAAACATAGACGTCCGCTTCCCCCTGGGCACATTTACCTGCATCACCGGCGTCTCCGGGTCGGGGAAATCGACGCTGATCATCGATACGCTCCACAAGATACTCAGTCAGACGCTGTATCGCTCCCGCCAGAAGGCGGGAAAGCATACCCGCATCGAGGGGATCGACGCCATCGACAAGGTCATCGATATCGACCAGTCCCCCATCGGACGCACACCCCGCTCCAATCCGGCCACCTACACCGGGCTCTTCACCCACATTCGCGACCTCTTCGCCCAGCTTCCGGAGTCGAAAATGCGGGGATACAAGCCGGGACGCTACAGCTTCAACGTCAAGGGCGGTCGGTGCGAGACCTGCTCCGGCGACGGCATCATAAAAATCGAAATGCACTTTTTGCCGGACGTTTACGTCACCTGTGAAACCTGCCAGGGCAAACGGTACAACCGGGAGACCCTCGAGATCACCTACAAGGGATATAACATCGCCGACGTGTTGGAGATGACCGTCAACCAGGCCATGGAGTTCTTCACCCATCATTCCCAGATCATGAACAAGCTCTCCACCCTGAAGGACGTGGGTCTGGGATACATCAAACTGGGACAATCGGCCACAACCCTCTCCGGGGGCGAGGCACAACGCATCAAGCTCTCCAAGGAGCTGTCCAAGCGAAGCACCGGCCGCACTCTCTACATCCTGGATGAGCCGACCACGGGCCTGCATTTTGCGGATATCAAGAACCTCCTGACGGTGCTTTTGCGCCTCCGAGACGAGGGGAACACCATCATCGTCATCGAGCACAACCCGGACGTCATCAAGAGCGCCGATTACATCATCGACCTGGGTCCCGAAGGGGGCGACGAGGGCGGCAGGATCGTCGCCGAGGGGACTCCGGATGAGGTGGCGGAAATTGACGGCTCGTACAC is a window encoding:
- the uvrA gene encoding excinuclease ABC subunit UvrA, which encodes MAETHIQVKGAREHNLKDIDVLIPRDRLVVITGLSGSGKSTLAFDTIYAEGQRRYVESLSAYARQFLEQMDKPDVDFIEGLSPAISIEQKSTSKNPRSTVGTVTEIYDYLRLLFARVGHPHCYQCGRPITSVTVQSIVDQAMELPGGTRFSVLSPIVKGRKGEYKKELDGLRRSGYVRVRIDGILYSLDEDIVLEKNKKHDIEVVVDRLVMKDDIRLRLTDSLETSLRLSDGFVTIAVEDGGELLFSEKFACTYCGISYPEISPRLFSFNNPHGACPQCSGLGTTMYLDPDLIVPNKSLSLREGVIVPWEKKNSVYHFQTLDALAKHYNFDIYTPFEKLPQKIQDVILYGSGNEEIEFYFERDGRKYFYPRPFEGVIQNLNRRYQETDSEFIREEIYRFMNVHSCPVCNGARLRKESLHVTIDGKNIHDYTSLSVRELLKRMKTLEFSEHEELIAGRVMKEIVERLGFLVNVGLDYLTLDRTSATLSGGEGQRIRLATQIGSSLVGVLYILDEPSIGLHQKDNQKLLQTLMHLRDLGNTVLVVEHDEETILASDFIIDMGPGAGLSGGEIVFSGTPEEILVDDRSLTGKYLSGRLSIPVPEKRVPPRGYITLVGASENNLKNIDVRFPLGTFTCITGVSGSGKSTLIIDTLHKILSQTLYRSRQKAGKHTRIEGIDAIDKVIDIDQSPIGRTPRSNPATYTGLFTHIRDLFAQLPESKMRGYKPGRYSFNVKGGRCETCSGDGIIKIEMHFLPDVYVTCETCQGKRYNRETLEITYKGYNIADVLEMTVNQAMEFFTHHSQIMNKLSTLKDVGLGYIKLGQSATTLSGGEAQRIKLSKELSKRSTGRTLYILDEPTTGLHFADIKNLLTVLLRLRDEGNTIIVIEHNPDVIKSADYIIDLGPEGGDEGGRIVAEGTPDEVAEIDGSYTGEVLRRIFEREKDRRVEAV